The Chloroflexota bacterium genome segment CTCCTGCGGCCCAAGCACCCATACACGGAGCGGCTCATCGCGAGCATCCCGAAATTGAAAGAGGCGGCGCAGCCGGAGTTCCTCCCCGGCGCGCCGCCCGATCTCATCGCTCCGCCTTCAGGCTGTCGCTTCGCCCCGCGCTGCCCTCGCGCCTTCGCCGCCTGCGCCGCCCCGCCGCCGGCCGTCGCCGTCGGCCAAGGGCACACCGCCAGGTGCTGGCTCTATCACACCTGACGGTCCAGGCGGATAGTCGCGAAGTCCGGGACCCGCTGGGCGGAGAGGAACCAGTCTTTCACGTAGGGCTTCACCAGCCAGTAGTTGCGGAAGTAGTAGACGGGGATCGCGCCGACGTCGCTGAGCAGGAGGCGGTCCGCTTCGCGATACTTGGCCGTGCGCGTCGCCTCGTTCTGCTCCGTGCGCGCCTCCTCCAGCAGACGGTCGAACTGGGCGTTGGTGTACGCGCCGATATTGTTGATCGCCGTGCCGTGGAAGAGAACGTCCAGGAAGTTGTGGGCGTCGGGATAATCGGCCACCCAGCCGTACTCGAAGAGGTTCGCGCCGGCCTGGCTCAAGATGCGCGCGCGGTTCGTGTTCCCGGAGACCAGCTGGAGCTGGACCTTCACGCCGAGGTTCGCCTCCCACTGCTTCGCCATCTCCTGGATCACATCAACGCCGGAATAGCCGGAGATCTGGAAAAGCACGGATTCAACCTTCAAGTTCTTGGCTGCCAGCGCCTCGTTCCACAGCGCCTTCGCCCGGACGGGGTCGTAAGCGACCGGGGCCAGCTGCGGGTCGAAGCCCGGCAGGCCGATGGGCATGACGCCGCTCGCCTTCGGCGCCGTGCCGAACATCAACTCCCGCAGGATCTTGTCGCGGTCTATCGCCATGGCGAAGGCCCGTCGCGCGCGGACATCGTCGAATGGCGCGAGTTTGTGGTTGAAGCCTAGGTAGTATATCCCGAGTTCCGGCGTGATGCTCAGCTGGCTGCGCAGGGGGCTGGATGCCGCCTGGGCCTGCTGCGCCTGCTCGCCGCCCAGGGCCGCCACGTCAACATCGCCCGCCTCGAACATTGTCTGGCCGTTGCCGCCCACGTTCCAGATCACCATGTACTGCGTCTTTGCCGGGGCGCGGTAGTAGAGGTCGTTGCGCTCCAGGACCATCACCACGCCGACGTCCCAGCCCTTGATCTTGAAGGGGCCAGTGCCGTCCGGCTTGAGGAACCAGAGCCGTCCGCCCTTCTCGATGTCGTCCCGGTTCACCACGTAGCTGGTGGGGTGCGTGAGCTTCGCCAGGAAATAGGGGACGGGCGAGGTGATGCGGATGCGCAAGGTCGTGCTGTCCATCACTTCGATGCCCGAGACATCCCGGGTGCGGCCCGAGAGGCGGTCCCGCAGGCCCGCGATATCGTCTAGGTAGATGCCCGCGACCTCTGAGCGCAGCTCCGGGTCGGCGGCGCGCTCGATGGAGTATTTCACATCCTGCGCGGTGACCTGCTTGCCGCTGTGGAACCTGGCATTGCTCCGGATCTTGAACAGGTACGTCCTGCCGCCGTCCAGCACCTGCCAGCTCTCCGCCAGGTC includes the following:
- a CDS encoding ABC transporter ATP-binding protein — its product is LLRPKHPYTERLIASIPKLKEAAQPEFLPGAPPDLIAPPSGCRFAPRCPRAFAACAAPPPAVAVGQGHTARCWLYHT
- a CDS encoding peptide ABC transporter substrate-binding protein, which encodes MTPTVPPTPTPRPTATPTPVPTPTPTATPTPAPSELGPFTTYENATFGFSISFPQAWERQEGDIAGGEPLFFASSDLGVPRLLMDISWAQKLGQPKDYGAEVLQIYRSAAAQMRVLSEGDVSLPDGTKGYSYVIEIPGQQVTLTGTLLVVARGSQVFQALAQTIRTDFERNRADLERIVRSFRFKEQTPFGVRRAQSFVMRDDSPTVFDPAVIGDATSARYAQQVYSGLVTLDRELKVIPDLAESWQVLDGGRTYLFKIRSNARFHSGKQVTAQDVKYSIERAADPELRSEVAGIYLDDIAGLRDRLSGRTRDVSGIEVMDSTTLRIRITSPVPYFLAKLTHPTSYVVNRDDIEKGGRLWFLKPDGTGPFKIKGWDVGVVMVLERNDLYYRAPAKTQYMVIWNVGGNGQTMFEAGDVDVAALGGEQAQQAQAASSPLRSQLSITPELGIYYLGFNHKLAPFDDVRARRAFAMAIDRDKILRELMFGTAPKASGVMPIGLPGFDPQLAPVAYDPVRAKALWNEALAAKNLKVESVLFQISGYSGVDVIQEMAKQWEANLGVKVQLQLVSGNTNRARILSQAGANLFEYGWVADYPDAHNFLDVLFHGTAINNIGAYTNAQFDRLLEEARTEQNEATRTAKYREADRLLLSDVGAIPVYYFRNYWLVKPYVKDWFLSAQRVPDFATIRLDRQV